A single genomic interval of Pelodiscus sinensis isolate JC-2024 chromosome 28, ASM4963464v1, whole genome shotgun sequence harbors:
- the LOC102452496 gene encoding low molecular weight neuronal intermediate filament-like, producing MSYGSDLLYPASSYKKLFGETSRLSSRVYSSSAAPRAAGYRAHHARESYAPSYRKLPAPGSLDHLDLLSQSSAVSNELKIVRTNEKEQLQGLNDRFVTYIEKVHQLEQHNRLLEAEAALLRQRQAEPSRLQQLYEQEIRELRSKVEELRHERDEAQLESQQLAQGLQRLREQSQEEARRREEAELALREYRKDVDHATLARLELEKKVESLLDEIAFLRKVHDEEVAELQASLQDAQVSVELDMSKPDLTAALKEIRMQYEVLSARNQQSAEEWYKSKFANFTEEAARSNDSIRQAKEEITEYRRQLQARNIEIEALRSANESLERQLQEAEERSSGEIQNLQETINQLENALRTTKGEMARHLREYQDLLNVKMALDIEIAAYRKLLEGEETRLSTVSSGSTFGLGYTFSSSPFSSAKAFSTSTVTVRKEEKRDLQESSKDPRLSEELKPVAEDQPGEEKGETAPAKN from the exons ATGAGCTACGGCAGCGACCTGCTCTACCCAGCCTCCTCCTACAAGAAGCTCTTCGGGGAGACCTCTCGCCTCTCCTCCCGGGTCTACAGCAGCTCGGCCGCTCCCCGGGCCGCTGGCTACCGCGCCCACCATGCCCGAGAGTCCTACGCCCCCTCCTACCGCAAGCTGCCCGCGCCCGGCTCGCTGGACCACCTGGACCTGCTGTCCCAGTCCAGCGCGGTGAGCAACGAGCTGAAAATCGTGCGCACCAACGAGAAGGAGCAACTGCAGGGGCTGAACGACCGCTTCGTGACCTACATCGAGAAGGTGCATCAGCTGGAGCAGCACAACCGGCTGCTGGAGGCCGAGGCGGCCCTGCTGCGCCAGCGCCAGGCGGAGCcctcccgcctgcagcagctctaCGAGCAGGAGATCCGCGAGCTGCGCTCCAAGGTGGAGGAGCTGCGGCACGAGCGGGACGAGGCGCAGCTGGAGAGCCAGCAGCTGGCGCAGGGGCTGCAGCGCCtgcgggagcagagccaggaggaggCGCGGCGGCGGGAGGAGGCCGAGCTGGCCCTGCGCGAGTACAGGAAAGACGTGGACCACGCTACGCTGGCCCGCCTGGAGCTGGAGAAGAAAGTGGAGTCGCTGCTGGACGAGATCGCCTTCCTCAGGAAGGTGCACGACGAAGAGGTGGCGGAGCTACAAGCCTCGCTGCAGGATGCGCAG GTCTCGGTGGAGCTGGACATGAGCAAGCCTGACCTCACAGCCGCCTTGAAGGAGATCCGCATGCAGTACGAGGTCCTCTCTGCCCGCAACCAGCAGTCGGCCGAGGAGTGGTACAAATCCAAGTTTGCCAACTTCACCGAGGAGGCGGCGCGCAGCAACGACAGCATCCGCCAGGCCAAGGAGGAGATCACAGAGTACCGGCGCCAGCTGCAGGCCCGCAACATCGAGATCGAGGCGCTGAGGAGTGCCAACGAGTCGCTGGAGaggcagctgcaggaagcagaagAGAGGAGCAGCGGGGAGATCCAGAACCTGCAG GAGACCATCAACCAGCTTGAAAATGCTCTTAGGACAACCAAGGGAGAGATGGCTCGTCACCTCCGAGAGTATCAAGACCTGCTGAATGTGAAGATGGCCCTGGATATTGAAATAGCTGCATACAG gaAATTGCTGGAAGGGGAAGAAACGCGGCTGAGCACTGTGAGCAGCGGGAGCACCTTCGGCCTCGGCTACACGTTCTCGTCCAGCCCTTTCTCCAGCGCAAAAGCCTTCTCCACCAGCACGGTCACTGTCCGCAAGGAGGAGAAGCGAGACCTGCAGGAAAGCAGCAAGGACCCCAGGCTCTCAGAGGAGCTGAAACCTGTGGCAGAAGACCAGCCTGGAGAAGAAAAGGGAGAAACCGCCCCAGCCAAGAACTAA